A stretch of Prunus dulcis chromosome 6, ALMONDv2, whole genome shotgun sequence DNA encodes these proteins:
- the LOC117629548 gene encoding uncharacterized protein LOC117629548 isoform X4 encodes MLQWMGGSRRKVATSRKSTQQRQKQYFEQRRRQQQHQGQTTGLETYADGINISGQHHKEHRSLDILSFLNLSTTAQEHKSACPNRREDVEVNASRMKYDITKDPPTMPPKMVAPLNSVEFNQARAESGFREEIASPKMVMPNHNKSFNEINSQPDDCRTDTDQQFSVVDFFGDDGLNDYVEGSPVHEAHVAFSVEGLGKVGMETPVHSPKQPARTFTYDCSSPLNAARQPKSFKNHKNLDDFETEMDAMMQDINMPRCSSGLEFSTNSMDSFGYSKQKLSRHDGHSGKLDSYYGSRRIFDHAENCGKDKWDGRRCFQDESSFNEWEHDLSWKRPSEMNCDSVDNFMHRTYKTPDFTFEGAPSYSKHQRSEYDHDFMISNGARHHTVGRSFDFGGVTNQPDWSCFVTDERDNLSLLSEESCSSSAVRVNAIDNSLSKSTRNRSKRRHDNAYAGPEYHANVTSTGKTHDKSRHDVHPENIAHGSGKCTKMSNSSKLKPSHYSNSPFDEKFNPNSNWFTEERYMSVNINSVCSSFHQNSDTNCPSAGSKLLFGDPFSASPVPELHLDPRSPSKHSEPVASSPSGSFITEKFEFHDSPKTSKIGVGSTKTELFPYSPGNTPSPDLSAQESVSKVEGRKAESQPSEEFKLEEESCIMNNGLFTENNDEMGALTSKSKNSEFKEAKDAAPGLKASVKSTYFPDHAEKASSSLKTLGKFDSKIDGKEYVVQTFKYFLSLKFLCLVPQLFFKPIIFVLKRFSLFPEIPMVMKFLFHVNIGPKKWKMLSLRKERKKLNNKVILLTHLVG; translated from the exons ATGTTGCAATGGATGGGAGGATCGAGGCGGAAAGTAGCAACT TCGAGGAAGTCTACACAGCAGAG GCAAAAGCAATACTTTGAACAAAGAAGACGACAACAACAGCATCAGGGGCAAACAACTGGGTTAGAGACCTATGCAGATGGAATAAACATATCTGGGCAACATCACAAAGAACATCGGTCGTTGGATATTCTCAGTTTTCTGAACTTGTCAACGACTGCTCAAGAACATAAATCTGCTTGCCCCAATC GAAGGGAAGATGTAGAAGTCAATGCTTCAAGAATGAAGTATGATATCACAAAGGATCCACCAACAATGCCTCCAAAGATGGTTGCTCCTCTCAACTCTGTTGAATTTAACCAAGCAA GAGCTGAATCAGGTTTCCGAGAGGAGATTGCATCACCAAAAAT GGTTATGCCTAATCATAACAAGTCTTTCAATGAAATTAATTCTCAACCAGATGACTGCAGGACAGATACTGACCAGC AGTTTTCTgtggttgatttttttggcGATGATGGGTTGAATGACTACGTAGAAGGCAGCCCAGTACATGAAGCTCATGTTGCATTTTCAGTTGAAG GTTTGGGTAAAGTGGGAATGGAAACACCAGTCCATTCACCAAAACAGCCGGCAAG AACATTCACCTATGATTGCTCCTCGCCGTTGAATGCTGCAAGGCAACCAAAATCATTCAAGAACCACAAGAATCTGGATGACTTTGAAACTGAAATG GATGCAATGATGCAAGATATCAATATGCCCCGATGTAGCAGTGGTTTAGAGTTTTCTACCAATTCAATGGATTCATTTGGTTATTCAAAGCAGAAATTATCAAGACATGATGGTCACAGTGGTAAACTAGATAGTTATTATGGATCCAGGAGAATCTTTGACCATGCTGAAAATTGCGGCAAAGATAAATGGGATG GTAGGCGTTGCTTCCAAGATGAAAGCTCTTTTAATGAATGGGAACATGATTTATCATGGAAGAGGCCAAGTGAAATGAACTGTGATTCTGTTGATAATTTTATGCACAGAACGTATAAGACGCCAGATTTTACTTTTGAAG GGGCACCTTCATATTCCAAGCACCAAAGATCAGAATATGATCATGATTTTATGATTTCCAATGGGGCACG ACACCATACAGTAGGAAGgagttttgattttggaggtGTAACCAACCAACCAGATTGGTCTTGCTTTGTGACTGATGAAAGGGATAATTTGAGCTTGCTGAG CGAAGAATCATGCTCATCAAGTGCAG TGAGAGTCAATGCAATTGATAATTCACTGTCAAAGTCAACTAGGAATCGAAGCAAGAGAAGACATGACAATGCATATGCTGGACCAGAATATCATGCAAATGTAACTTCTACAGGAAAGACACATGACAAAAGCAGACATGATGTTCACCCAGAGAATATTGCACACGGGTCAGGAAAATGTACAAAGATGTCAAATTCATCAAAGTTAAAACCATCCCACTACTCAAACTCTCCTTTCGATGAAAAGTTTAACCCAAACAGCAATTGGTTCACTGAGGAGCGATATATGTCGGTTAATATAAATTCAGTTTGCAGTTctttccatcaaaattcaGATACAAACTGTCCATCTGCAGGCTCAAAGCTCTTGTTTGGAGATCCTTTTAGTGCAAGTCCTGTCCCAGAATTACATCTTGATCCTAGATCTCCTTCTAAACACTCTGAACCTGTTGCAAGTTCACCTTCTGGCAGTTTTATTActgagaaatttgaatttcatgaTTCTCCTAAAACTTCTAAGATAGGGGTTGGATCAACAAAAACAGAGTTGTTTCCCTATTCTCCTGGAAACACACCATCTCCTGATTTATCAGCGCAGGAAAGTGTCAGCAAAGTTGAGGGAAGAAAAGCAGAATCCCAGCCCAGCGAAGAATTTAAGCTTGAGGAAGAAAGTTGTATTATGAACAACGGTTTGTTCACAGAAAACAATGATGAAATGGGTGCTTTAACATCGAAGAGCAAGAACAGTGAATTTAAGGAAGCAAAAGATGCAGCTCCAGGACTAAAGGCAAGTGTGAAGTCAACCTATTTTCCTGATCATGCAGAGAAGGCATCATCGTCTCTGAAGACTCTAGGCAAATTTGACAGCAAAATAGATGGCAAGGAGTATGTTGTACAAACATTTAAGTATTTCCTCTCCCTCAagtttttatgtttggttCCCCAACTCTTCTTTAAGCCTATTATATTTGTACTTAAGAGGTTTTCATTGTTTCCAGAGATCCCCATGGTTATGAAATTCCTCTTCCATGTCAACATCGGACCAAAG AAATGGAAGATGCTGAGCCtcaggaaagaaagaaagaaactaaacAACAAGGTGATTTTGTTGACTCATCTTGTCGGGTGA